Genomic window (Terriglobus sp. TAA 43):
TGTGAACAAAATTTGTCGCAAAAAATGCGATCTTATCCATTAGCGAGTATGTCGATCACGTGAACACATAACCGCTCGTCCCGAAGCAACCCTTGGGATTAATTAACCGCACAATAACCTCATCTTTTTTCACCAGATGATAGCGAGATAAAAACGAACTTCTGCCACGAGGGAGTCGACCCGATCAGAAGCAGGTTCTCGGCTCAAAGAGACGCGAAATGGGGAGACGCTCGCCAGAAGCGTCGAAGGATCTGACTCTCTCCATATCGGACAGAAACCAGCAGCTAACCTGGCCGGGGACATGGTGGGACCGAACCCGATCCAAATGCTGTCAAGCCCTGAATCGCACAACCGCCACAAAACAGGATGGTTACAGCTGGCATGGTATTTAGCTCAAACAGCTACAATAAGAAATAGACAGTTAGGGCCGCGTTATGCGCGGCCCTAACTCTTTTAGAAAGACGATTTTGCCTCTAACCCCAATGGGCAGACGATTTTACAGCCACCCACGACGTAAACCCAATAGAAAGAAGATTTTAGAGAAACGGGGGGGGGGAGGGGGTGGGACGGCCTGCCTGGCTAACCGAAGACTTCGCCGCTCTTCAACTGAAATCCGCGCAGAAATTCCGCAGCGGCCATCCGCTTCTTCCCTTCAAGCTGCACTTCGTCGAAGACAACTGCCGATCCAGAACCGCAAGCCACTTCCATCGCTCCATCGCGAATCGTGAGCGTTCCAACAGCAGCGGCACTTTGCTGGGAAGCAACATGCAATCCATGAACGATCAGCTTCTTCCCGCGGAGAGCGGTAAACGCTCCTGGCCAGGGCTGAAAGCCACGGAAGCGCTGGTCGATCTCGCGCGCGGTGAGTCCGAAGTCGATGCGAGCATCATCCCGCGTCAGGATAGGAGCAAGCGTCATCAGCGACTCATCCTGCTCTTCCGGCGTAATGGTGCCCGCTTCCAGCTTGGCAAGCGTCTCCGCCATCAACTCCGCACCAATCTGGGCGAGCGACACAAACAGCTCCGGCGAAGTGGTCGTATCAGTAATGGGAACAGACCGCTTCAGCAGCATCGGTCCGGTATCGAGCCCCGCATTCAGCCGCATCGTAGTCACGCCAGTCTCCGCGTCACCCGCCGCAATCGCCCACTGAATGGGTGCGGCGCCACGCCAACGCGGCAACAACGAACCATGCCCGTTCAGGCAGCCATGCTTTGGCAGGTCCAGCATCCACTGTGGAATGATGCGGCCGTAGGCAACCACGATGATGGCATCGGGCGCACTGGCTTCCAGCGTGGAGCGAAGCTCCTGGTTAGTCTTGAGCTTCTCCGGCTGCAGCACAGGAATACCGTGCGCCGTCGCCGCCACCTTAACCGGCGTAGGATTCACCTCGCCACTGCGACCCACCGGCTTATCCGGCTGCGACAGCACCAGAGCCACCTCGTGCCCGGCGGCAATGAGCGCCTCCAGCGTAGGCACGGCGAAGTGCGGTGTCCCGCAGAAGACCAGCCTCATACCGCCCCTACCACTCACCATTCTTGATGAGCTTCCGAATACGCCGAAGAATCAGGTCCTTCTTCAAGCGAGAAAGGCGATCGATAAACAGAATGCCGTCGAGGTGATCCAACTCATGTTGGAAGGCGCGAGACAACAGCTCCTCGCCGTCGATCTCGAACCACTTGCCGTTCACATCCTGCGCGCGCATACGCACGTGGAAGTGGCGGCTCACCTTGTCACGGATGTCCGGCAACGAGAGGCAGCCCTCTTCCTCGATCTGCTTCCCTTCCTTCTCGATGATCTCCGGGTTGATAAGGACAAGGCGTTCTTCCGGGTTCTTGCCTACCGAAAGGTCAACCACGTACATACGCTTGCTGATACCGATCTGCGGCGCAGCCAGGCCAATGCCCTCGGCGGCATACATGCTCTCAAACATGTCGTCCGCCAACTTCTTCAGGTCGGCATTGAACTCGGTAACAGGCTCGGCCTTCTTTAGCAGCACCTGCTCCGGATACTTAACGATGGGATAAATCATTGCCTTAGAACTTCCGGATCTGCTCAAGATAACCGTTGAGGTTGCGCTGCGTTTCCACCAGGCTGTCACCGCCGAACTTCTCCAGCACCAGCTTCGCCAGTGCAATGGCAACCATCGCTTCGGCAGCAACACCAGCAGCGGGGACCACGCAGACGTCGCTGCGTTCATACGCTGCCTTTACCGGCTCACGGGTATCGAAGTTCACCGACGCCAGCGGACGGCGCAGTGTGCTGATGGGTTTCAGGTAGCCACGTACAGTCACGTCCTGACCATTGGAGATGCCACCTTCAATACCGCCAGCGTTATTGCTCTCGCGGGTAAAGCGCGTGTGTGCTGCGGCAGCTTCCTCTTCTGT
Coding sequences:
- the def gene encoding peptide deformylase produces the protein MIYPIVKYPEQVLLKKAEPVTEFNADLKKLADDMFESMYAAEGIGLAAPQIGISKRMYVVDLSVGKNPEERLVLINPEIIEKEGKQIEEEGCLSLPDIRDKVSRHFHVRMRAQDVNGKWFEIDGEELLSRAFQHELDHLDGILFIDRLSRLKKDLILRRIRKLIKNGEW
- the fmt gene encoding methionyl-tRNA formyltransferase, whose translation is MRLVFCGTPHFAVPTLEALIAAGHEVALVLSQPDKPVGRSGEVNPTPVKVAATAHGIPVLQPEKLKTNQELRSTLEASAPDAIIVVAYGRIIPQWMLDLPKHGCLNGHGSLLPRWRGAAPIQWAIAAGDAETGVTTMRLNAGLDTGPMLLKRSVPITDTTTSPELFVSLAQIGAELMAETLAKLEAGTITPEEQDESLMTLAPILTRDDARIDFGLTAREIDQRFRGFQPWPGAFTALRGKKLIVHGLHVASQQSAAAVGTLTIRDGAMEVACGSGSAVVFDEVQLEGKKRMAAAEFLRGFQLKSGEVFG